The following is a genomic window from Penaeus chinensis breed Huanghai No. 1 chromosome 7, ASM1920278v2, whole genome shotgun sequence.
attaaaggaggaaaaaaatatgaccataatgtatgtacacacacacacacacacacacacacacacacacacacacacacacacacacacacacacacacacacacacacacacgcacccatctATCAGTTTATCCCTCTATATGTCAGTagctatctctccccctctatccctctttctttccctaactCGCATCCATCCTCTAGTTAGAGCCACCATCACGTGTTTATGCCGTATGCCATTCCCATCCTCCTGCAGAAGGGCCCGAGACCATATCACTTTCAAATTCGGTAGATTTAAGAAAAAGAGAGTCGtcctcattatataaatatatatatgtgtgtgtgtgtgtgtgtgtgtgtgtgtgtgtattatatattatatatatgtttatttatctatatgcacacacacgcacacacacacagacacacacacacacacacacacacacacacacacacacacacatatatatatatatatatatatatatatatgtatgtatatatatgtatatatatgtgtgtatatatgtgtgttagtgaatgtgtgtgtatctctctctctctctctctctctctctctctctatatatatatatatatatatatatatatatgtgtgtgtgtgtgtgtgtgtgtgtgtgtgtgtacatataaataaataaatatatttatatatatacacatatataaagagagagatatatatacacacatattcactcacacacatatatacatatatatatatatatatgtgtgtgtgtgtgtgtgtgtgtgtgtgtgcgcgtgtgtttgtgtgtgtttatttatatatatatatatatatataaaggaaagcagccacaaataaaaatgaaaataaatcgcaaCGTTTCGAAGTCTCtccgagttcctcatcagacgaataaaaaaaaaatatatatatatatatatatatgtgtgtgtgtgtgtgtgtgtgtgtgcatgtacatatgtatgaatatatacatatatatgtatatgtatatatatgtgtatattcatccagttctgttaattattcgtctgataaGGAAATCGTGAAGAGTTCCGAACGTTAcggttcattttcatttttatttgtggctgctttcctttatatatatataaacacacacacacacacacacacacacacacacacacgtgcatacacatgtaCCTATAGCATACGCACATGCTTTACACTCACCCCAAGCAGCAGCCGTGGGCCATTTGGAAGGCCGCGACCCGCCGGCCGCACGGAGGCAGCTCGGACCCCGAGGCACAGCTGAGTCACAATAGCAAACGAAACAGTATTTCGTGACTTTGCGAGTCAGACAAAACCCCCCATAAGAATTTGGTTTATCGATTGAGTTTGGTTTTCTCGAAATGTTATGATTTAttgcttctgtctatctgtctaatttaTCTATAGCTATaagtctctctttatctatatgtatttgtttatctgtctatatctacttctgtctctcaatatatagatatctatagatatctatagatatctatggaaatctttctaactatctatatatctatatacatacatacatacatacatacatacatacatacatacatacatacatacatacatacatacatacacacacacgaacacacacacatatatatagatacacacacacacacacacacacacacacgtgtgtgtgtgtgtgtatgtgtgtgtgtgtgtatgtgtgtgtgtgtgtgtgtgtgtgtgtgtgtgtgtgtgtgtgtgtgtgtgtgtgtgtgtgtatgtgcgtcataTATGcaagcagaaaaggaaagtctataaaacaacaacgaaagaaaTGTTTGTGTTGTATATGACTCTCCACTCCATGCAGGTCAAGTAAACATACCCATAAAATATGCTAATAAAAACCTATTTCCCTTTAACATAAAAAATCCACAAGAATAAGATGAACCTCGACtggggaaaaaaagtgaaaaataagttGACAACCGCAAAGCGTCTCATAAAATGAAATACGAAACACGTAAAACAATCGGGCCACCATATGACACTCGAGATTTCCTGTCACATATTACGTGTATGATGGACAGCGGACCGCATGATTTGATCTAATTTCGAAGGTGAAAAAGGTGGATCCAGGTCGAGGGGAgttaggagaaggggggggaagggggaaagggggggattggaatgaggaagtgaggggaaaaggggaaaaaaggattgGGATAAGgatagtagaagaaggagaattggagtaaaggggaaaagaaggaattgaagcgaaggggaaaaggggagaggaggagggaattggagcgaaggggaaaagggaaaaggggggaatagAAGCGACGGAGGAAAGCAAGTgaagaagtgaggggagaagaggaaaagggaggattgGGATAAGgatagtagaagaaggagaattggagtaaaggagaaaagaaggaattgaagcgaaggggaaaaggggagagggggagggaataggagcgaaggggaaaagggaaaatggggggATAGAAGCGAAGGAGGAAAGCAAGTgaagaagtgaggggaaagaaagaggggggggatggagtggggaggtaaagataaaaggggaaaacggGTGACCGGAATGAGACCgagagggaaaaatggaaaaggggaatTGGAATTTAGAagtgaggggaaacggaggatTGGAATGTGAGAAAGTGAGGGGAATAAGGAAACGTGGTgataggagtgagagggaaagggaaggaaaggttgaatgagaaaatgaggggaaagaggggaaaatggattaggaagaggaaattagaaggaaggaaaaggaagaaggaatgatagatggagatagggagaggatgagaaggaaggaataagggatTGGATGTGAAACAATTTTTTTACAGAACGATTTAGCTTTCATcatcagaaaaaaatcaacacgCTAAATACTCCCAAACTCATAGGTAAAAATGTCAAATCTACTTTAGATAATGTGCTAAACGAAAGGGGAAAAACTGCAAAATGAGGTGTTTTTAGCTTCTTAACAATTTCCTCTAGACTGTGTAATGAACCGCATAttacaaatctgtatatatatattctcgttgTGGATATACGCCCACGGGATCATAATTTTCCTCAATTTTCCTCAATTTCACGAGGCTTAACGAGTAGCTTAATACTTAATTTCGTATATTCTTTATATGCCCGTGTCTGGGTAAATCTGCTTGAGTTTACAGATTGGTTTtgcgactttatatatatatatttttttttttttcttttttctttttttttttttttacttatttcaatAAGCACTGAAATGTAGtagcgaattatatatataaaaaaaaaaaacaatctgtgTGCAATGTTAACTTATCTCATTGTGAAGATTATAGGTGATAGCATGTAATTTAGTTTTTCGTTATTTTAATGGCAATGATTTAAATACAAACATCCTAAGCGCTGAAAGTGAAAGGAATTGTGTGTCACAGCACAGTGAACACAGGCTGGGAAAGGATGCGTCGTATCCTTGCTGATTAGGATGCACCTTgtggcagggggcgggggggcgggggattcTGGACGAGTTAAGACAGCCTCAAGGCAAGGGCgtctccctccctgttccctaCGAGACTCCGGCGACACTCACCATCTCTGGCACCTCCTGGATGCCTTCCTGGATGCCCTGCTGGAAGCCCTGCTGGAGGCCCTGCTGGAGGCCCTGCTGGAGGCCCTGCTGGCCCTGTGCCTCGAGCGGCGCCACATCGCTGTTGCGCACGACGGGCCGCACCGCCTCCAGGTACTGCGGGCGAGGCGGGCCGCGGCCGGGCGCGCGGACGGCGACGCCGGAGGGGGCCGCCGCGGCAGGGGGCGGGGAGAGCAGCAGCAGAAGGGGCAGCAGAAGCAGAACCTGAGAACCCGCCAGGCTGGGTGGTGTTCCTGGCCGCCCGCACATGGTTGACTCGAGATGTACACTGTGCTGGTCGCCGCGACCTCGTCTAGTATTGTAGGCTCGCACGCCACGCCCACTCGCATGTGGCCACGCCCCCCGCGCCGACGACGCCGCCCGCATGACGCTGTGCGCAACAGGTGGtacgtgaggagggggagggggagggaccctTTTTCTCGTGTCCTGTCATTAtcgttccttttttcccttttctctcctttccttctcttgcttcttctccaATTCCCTTTTGTTTACATACTCTCCcgagtttatttgttttccttaacCTTTCTTAAgcctttatctctccatctagaTTTCCTTCATTGAATAATGGGAAATAACTGAGGGTATTCAAAACAATAATGACCATGAAATTAAGTTCCACAACTTGAATTAAACAAACTATttttcacacatttatttatatacagctaCGTGTTTTTTCCAGCACATTTCAAAACCACGGAGATTAATCACTGTGAAATTTAATATCATTAACCGCGactgttttaaaaagaaaaaaaaaaaatgtttaatgtaTAATTCCAATATGAAAAGTGCAATTGAAAGacatctgattattattttttaatgattttcatcACCATTTGCAACCGCaagactttcctttttttacgtGCATTTAAGACATAATGCATGAACTAAGTTTCGAAATCGTATTTATGTGACCAGCAGTAATTATCTGTATTGATTTACACACAAAATAAGTTGTATAGGGTAACTGCGTATTAGTTCGAGACAATACCatgaactgggggggggggggggatattctaCTGAAACATCTCTTTGATAACGACAAAGTTATTTTCTGAATTTTGttcatgtgtttatttgtctggattctgtctctctttgttcaaCTGCaagttcctttttttaatttatttttttatgtgtctaAACAACCTCTAAATCGTTTACTTCCCGAAAATATAGATCTTCAATaagccaatgccgccggggaaaattaataaaaaatggggaaaatgctgtgctcattttctatattttatagaAAACTTTATAACTACTATAGTATtatgaacattagtaacagcaaaataagataacgtaaaatattttcgtaaatcaaagaaaagggtaaacgggcgagacaggcagtactcatttactcattggtgacttagtacaagtgtagccatctatgtgtaaaaacaatcaaacaagtaactcacagtgggcatagcacgtacaaaAGAAATCAGAAAACCGCGAATAAAACGAAAGCATATAAacgaaaacatataaaacaaaaacatgcacGAAATACAAGGATACAAAGAACTTGTTTACCTTACATTGAATAATCGACCTAGAAAACTATAGCTAATAAAAGGATCATAGAGGAAAAGGGATTATTTACTTCCTTTATACTCATCTATCTTTATTTTGcaaaagataaat
Proteins encoded in this region:
- the LOC125026879 gene encoding uncharacterized protein LOC125026879, whose translation is MRAASSARGAWPHASGRGVRAYNTRRGRGDQHSVHLESTMCGRPGTPPSLAGSQVLLLLPLLLLLSPPPAAAAPSGVAVRAPGRGPPRPQYLEAVRPVVRNSDVAPLEAQGQQGLQQGLQQGLQQGFQQGIQEGIQEVPEMVSAPRKRAAIVLDKLMFALQKALDDTPAPAPGPHPPAYPRSRPFAGTMDLQRRGNGDGRLYWRCYFNAVSCF